Proteins from one Monodelphis domestica isolate mMonDom1 chromosome 6, mMonDom1.pri, whole genome shotgun sequence genomic window:
- the LOC100024846 gene encoding olfactory receptor 1009 — translation MGSENYTRVTEFIFVGLKYDPKLQVILYLIVLLFYFINMTGNLGIIILIWFDARLHTPMYFFLSHLSFVDMSFSSIVIPKMLRDFFKERKTITFLGCALQQWFFGFFVAIECSLLASMAYDRYVAICNPLLYSIAMSQKHCNQLVAIPYAIGFMDAMIHTPAAFHLPFCGPNVINHFFCDIFPLLSLICTDTSMNKLLVFVIAGIIGVVSGLIILVSYIYILIAILKIQSAEGRKKAFSTCSSHLTAVTILYGTLFFVYVRPNSRFSMDTNKLVSVFYTSVTPMLNPLIYSLRNKEVKDAIYRTIAKRKFCIRI, via the coding sequence ATGGGCAGTGAAAACTATACAAGAGTCACTGAGTTCATTTTTGTGGGATTGAAATATGATCCAAAGCTACAGGTCATTCTCTACCTTATTGttctacttttttatttcattaacatGACAGGCAATCTGGGCATAATAATTCTTATATGGTTTGATGCCCGACTCCATACCCCCATGTATTTTTTCCTCAGCCATCTCTCTTTTGTGGACATGAGCTTCTCTTCAATAGTGATTCCCAAAATGCTCAGAGACTTCTTTAAGGAAAGAAAGACCATCACATTCCTGGGTTGTGCCTTGCAGCaatggttttttggtttttttgtggCCATTGAATGCTCCCTTTTGGCATCTATGGCCTATGATCGCTATGTTGCAATCTGTAACCCTCTGCTTTATTCCATTGCTATGTCCCAGAAACACTGCAACCAACTGGTAGCTATCCCCTATGCTATAGGGTTCATGGATGCCATGATTCACACTCCTGCTGCTTTTCATCTCCCCTTCTGTGGTCCAAATGTCATCAATCACTTCTTTTGTGAcattttccccctcctctccctcatATGTACTGATACCAGCATGAATAAATTATTAGTTTTTGTCATTGCTGGGATTATTGGAGTTGTCAGTGGCCTGATCATCCTTGTCTCCTACATCTACATACTTATAGCTATCCTTAAGATCCAGTCtgctgaaggaagaaagaaagcctTTTCCACCTGCTCTTCCCATCTCACTGCTGTCACCATCTTATATGGGACCCTCTTCTTTGTCTATGTACGGCCTAATTCAAGGTTCTCCATGGATACCAATAAACTCGTCTCTGTGTTTTATACTTCAGTAACTCCCATGTTGAACCCCCTTATCTATAGCCTGAGGAACAAGGAGGTCAAAGATGCTATCTACAGGACCATTGCTAAAAGAAAGTTTTGTATCAGGATATGA